Genomic window (Streptosporangium brasiliense):
CCGGAAGAGATCCCCGCACTCCTGGCAGGCCTCAAGCCTGACCTTGACATCGTCTACGCGGTCCCACGCGCTGGGACGCACGGATTCATACGTGATCTCGCCTCCAAGTCGCTCAAAATCGGACTCTCTGGGAGATTCGGCGAGGCAACGGGTCAAGATATTTGCGCGTTCCGCGCCTTCCGGAGCTTTTTACGCGAATCATTGGACGGAGTCGCGGGCCCGCACGCTCTGATCGACATCTCGTTCTCGTGGGCGACCATGCGGGTCGGAACCGTGCCGGTGAACATGGAACGCCGGCCCATCGGACGCTCCAATTACACCGCTCCGATGCTCATCCGCCATGCGGTCCATGTGATGATCGGATACAGCACCATCCCGCTCCGCCTGGTCACCTACTTCGGGCTGCTGGTGGGGGCTCTCGGCGCGGTCCTCCTCACTGTCTTTCTCTGGAATTATTGGTGGGGGGACAGCACGCTCAAAGGGTTCACGTCGATAGCGTCCATGATTTCACTGTTCGCCTCTGCCCAGATGGTCGCCCTTGGAATCATCGGGGAATATCTCGGCAGGATCCATGTGGAGCGCATGGGGCGTCCCACGTACATCGTTCGCGAACGGTCCGAAAGTCGGGACTCACGCCTTTCGGCGACGCCTGACGTGAACGCGGAGACCCTCGTCCGCCCGGGAGTCGGCGCTCACGAACGGTAGTCAGGTCCGAGGGCCTTCCGGGAAGGCCCGTACGGAGCCCGAGCAAGTCGAAAGTGTGAGGCGTATGAAACGGGTTGCGATAGTGCAGTCGAATTATATTCCATGGAAAGGATATTTCGACCTGATCGCCCACGTCGACGAGTTCATACTCCTCGACGAGGTGCAA
Coding sequences:
- a CDS encoding glycosyltransferase family 2 protein, encoding MNSVSVVIPCYRSEQTLPVLVDRLLAVLSTAAPVSEVILVVDGSPDRTWEVAQQLADRHETVRALLLARNYGQHNALVAGIRSARYDTVVTMDDDLQHPPEEIPALLAGLKPDLDIVYAVPRAGTHGFIRDLASKSLKIGLSGRFGEATGQDICAFRAFRSFLRESLDGVAGPHALIDISFSWATMRVGTVPVNMERRPIGRSNYTAPMLIRHAVHVMIGYSTIPLRLVTYFGLLVGALGAVLLTVFLWNYWWGDSTLKGFTSIASMISLFASAQMVALGIIGEYLGRIHVERMGRPTYIVRERSESRDSRLSATPDVNAETLVRPGVGAHER